A single genomic interval of Hevea brasiliensis isolate MT/VB/25A 57/8 chromosome 4, ASM3005281v1, whole genome shotgun sequence harbors:
- the LOC110659834 gene encoding ABC transporter D family member 2, chloroplastic isoform X5, producing the protein MIVETQAHRLVLLSASTCIYTPSSQSHKSCHVQAGLFTPRFPLPISTGLRTWTYRFKLAVTDSYLSAPPTPPPPDKDDAQRKVPELQTLFRRFWKVAAPYWFSDDKVQARLQLGAVFALTLATTGISVGFNFLGRDFYNALANKDQEQFTKQLLYYLGGFAGGIPFFVLRDYAREILALRWRSWMTKYYMERYLKNQAFYKIQSQSIIDNPDQRIVDDLSSFTGTALSFSLILFNAAVDLISFSNILYGIYPPLFVVLLLYSVGGTAISVYLGRGLVTLNFLQEKKEADFRYGLVRVRENAESIAFYGGEENEMQLLLQRFRSAFENLTQLLISSRNLEFFTNGYRYLIQILPAAVVAPMYFSGKIEFGVINQSVSAFNHILGDFSLIVYQFQSISAFSAVIDRLGEFDDVLDSSSSKQLPELSEEISLSYCNYRSSLILEFNGSIPVDSRQKLLSIENLTLQTPTSKATLIRDLSLVINEKDHLLVMGPSGSGKTSLLRALSGLWNVGRGKITFYLNDGDDPQLPTSSELPADEINTSHENAGELEGPINRNSRGIFFLPQRPYMVLGTLRQQLLYPTWADDKTPMSDGTKPVAQERPWPLTGHFNPDQHCRRRLNPPHSTTVCCCLIQYTIK; encoded by the exons ATGATAGTTGAAACGCAAGCTCATAGATTGGTGCTTCTCTCTGCCTCTACTTGTATTTACACTCCCAGTTCCCAATCTCATAAAAGCTGTCATGTTCAAGCTGGCCTCTTTACTCCAAGATTTCCATTACCCATTTCTACTGGGCTTCGCACATGGACATATCGCTTCAAATTAGCTGTCACTGACTCTTACCTCTCCGCTCCTCCTACTCCACCACCGCCTGACAAG GATGATGCACAAAGGAAGGTGCCTGAGCTACAAACGCTATTCAGAAGATTTTGGAAAGTGGCTGCTCCGTATTGGTTCTCAGACGACAAGGTCCAAGCCAGATTGCAGTTGGGAGCTGTCTTTGCTCTCACGTTGGCCACCACTGGTATCAGCGTTGGATTCAATTTCCTCGGCCGCGACTTCTATAATGCCCTTGCTa ACAAGGATCAAGAACAGTTCACCAAGCAACTGCTATACTACCTGGGAGGCTTTGCTGGAGGAATTCCG TTCTTTGTGCTAAGAGATTATGCCAGAGAAATCCTTGCTTTGAGATGGAGATCTTGGATGACAAAATATTACATGGAACGCTATCTGAAGAATCAAGCATTTTACAAAATTCAATCCCAATCAATCATTGATAATCCCGATCAGCGAATTGTTGATGACCTAAGTTCCTTCACAGGGACAGCCCTTTCTTTCTCATTGATACTTTTCAATGCTGCTGTAGACTTGATATCATTTAGTAACATCTTGTATGGCATTTATCCCCCATTGTTTGTTGTCCTTCTTCTATATTCTGTGGGTGGAACTGCAATTAGTGTTTATCTTGGAAGG GGATTGGTGACTCTGAATTTCTTGCAAGAGAAAAAAGAAGCAGACTTCCGCTATGGACTTGTACGTGTTCGGGAAAATGCTGAATCAATTGCTTTCTATGGCGGTGAAGAAAATGAAATGCAACTTCTGCTGCAGCGCTTCAGAAGTGCTTTTGAAAATTTAACA CAATTGTTGATATCTTCTAGAAATCTAGAGTTCTTCACCAATGGCTACCGGTACTTAATTCAAATTCTTCCCGCTGCTGTTGTTGCTCCTATGTATTTCTCAGGCAAAATTGAGTTTGGTGTTATTAATCAGTCAGTATCTGCTTTTAACCATATCCTTGGAGATTTTTCTCTCATTGTTTACCAGTTTCAATCCATCAGTGCTTTTTCAGCCGTCATTGATCGATTAG GTGAATTTGATGATGTCTTGGATAGCAGCAGCTCTAAGCAACTGCCTGAGTTATCAGAAGAGATTTCTCTTTCATACTGCAATTATAGAAGTTCACTCATTTTGGAGTTTAATGGGTCTATTCCAGTTGACAGTCGCCAAAAATTGCTTAGTATAGAGAATTTGACTCTACAGACACCAACAAGTAAAGCTACACTGATTAGGGACCTGTCATTGGTCATCAATGAGAAAGATCATTTGCTG GTAATGGGACCTAGTGGGAGTGGTAAAACATCACTGTTAAGAGCTTTATCTGGTCTTTGGAATGTTGGAAGAGGAAAAATAACTTTCTATCTTAATGATGGGGATGATCCTCAATTGCCCACGTCTTCAGAACTGCCTGCTGATGAAATAAATACCTCACATGAAAATGCTGGGGAACTTGAAGGGCCAATTAATAGAAACTCTAGAGGCATATTTTTTCTTCCTCAAAGACCATATATGGTTTTGGGAACACTTCGTCAACAATTGCTTTACCCTACATGGGCTGACGATAAAACTCCAATGTCAGATGGTACTAAACCAGTAG ctcaggagagaccttggccgctgaCCGGCCATTTCAACCCTGATCAACATtgccggcgtcgcctcaacccccctcattccaccactgtgtgctgttgcctgatccagtataccattaaatga
- the LOC110659834 gene encoding ABC transporter D family member 2, chloroplastic isoform X7, translating to MIVETQAHRLVLLSASTCIYTPSSQSHKSCHVQAGLFTPRFPLPISTGLRTWTYRFKLAVTDSYLSAPPTPPPPDKDDAQRKVPELQTLFRRFWKVAAPYWFSDDKVQARLQLGAVFALTLATTGISVGFNFLGRDFYNALANKDQEQFTKQLLYYLGGFAGGIPFFVLRDYAREILALRWRSWMTKYYMERYLKNQAFYKIQSQSIIDNPDQRIVDDLSSFTGTALSFSLILFNAAVDLISFSNILYGIYPPLFVVLLLYSVGGTAISVYLGRGLVTLNFLQEKKEADFRYGLVRVRENAESIAFYGGEENEMQLLLQRFRSAFENLTQLLISSRNLEFFTNGYRYLIQILPAAVVAPMYFSGKIEFGVINQSVSAFNHILGDFSLIVYQFQSISAFSAVIDRLGEFDDVLDSSSSKQLPELSEEISLSYCNYRSSLILEFNGSIPVDSRQKLLSIENLTLQTPTSKATLIRDLSLVINEKDHLLVMGPSGSGKTSLLRALSGLWNVGRGKITFYLNDGDDPQLPTSSELPADEINTSHENAGELEGPINRNSRGIFFLPQRPYMVLGTLRQQLLYPTWADDKTPMSDGTKPVEQVINLG from the exons ATGATAGTTGAAACGCAAGCTCATAGATTGGTGCTTCTCTCTGCCTCTACTTGTATTTACACTCCCAGTTCCCAATCTCATAAAAGCTGTCATGTTCAAGCTGGCCTCTTTACTCCAAGATTTCCATTACCCATTTCTACTGGGCTTCGCACATGGACATATCGCTTCAAATTAGCTGTCACTGACTCTTACCTCTCCGCTCCTCCTACTCCACCACCGCCTGACAAG GATGATGCACAAAGGAAGGTGCCTGAGCTACAAACGCTATTCAGAAGATTTTGGAAAGTGGCTGCTCCGTATTGGTTCTCAGACGACAAGGTCCAAGCCAGATTGCAGTTGGGAGCTGTCTTTGCTCTCACGTTGGCCACCACTGGTATCAGCGTTGGATTCAATTTCCTCGGCCGCGACTTCTATAATGCCCTTGCTa ACAAGGATCAAGAACAGTTCACCAAGCAACTGCTATACTACCTGGGAGGCTTTGCTGGAGGAATTCCG TTCTTTGTGCTAAGAGATTATGCCAGAGAAATCCTTGCTTTGAGATGGAGATCTTGGATGACAAAATATTACATGGAACGCTATCTGAAGAATCAAGCATTTTACAAAATTCAATCCCAATCAATCATTGATAATCCCGATCAGCGAATTGTTGATGACCTAAGTTCCTTCACAGGGACAGCCCTTTCTTTCTCATTGATACTTTTCAATGCTGCTGTAGACTTGATATCATTTAGTAACATCTTGTATGGCATTTATCCCCCATTGTTTGTTGTCCTTCTTCTATATTCTGTGGGTGGAACTGCAATTAGTGTTTATCTTGGAAGG GGATTGGTGACTCTGAATTTCTTGCAAGAGAAAAAAGAAGCAGACTTCCGCTATGGACTTGTACGTGTTCGGGAAAATGCTGAATCAATTGCTTTCTATGGCGGTGAAGAAAATGAAATGCAACTTCTGCTGCAGCGCTTCAGAAGTGCTTTTGAAAATTTAACA CAATTGTTGATATCTTCTAGAAATCTAGAGTTCTTCACCAATGGCTACCGGTACTTAATTCAAATTCTTCCCGCTGCTGTTGTTGCTCCTATGTATTTCTCAGGCAAAATTGAGTTTGGTGTTATTAATCAGTCAGTATCTGCTTTTAACCATATCCTTGGAGATTTTTCTCTCATTGTTTACCAGTTTCAATCCATCAGTGCTTTTTCAGCCGTCATTGATCGATTAG GTGAATTTGATGATGTCTTGGATAGCAGCAGCTCTAAGCAACTGCCTGAGTTATCAGAAGAGATTTCTCTTTCATACTGCAATTATAGAAGTTCACTCATTTTGGAGTTTAATGGGTCTATTCCAGTTGACAGTCGCCAAAAATTGCTTAGTATAGAGAATTTGACTCTACAGACACCAACAAGTAAAGCTACACTGATTAGGGACCTGTCATTGGTCATCAATGAGAAAGATCATTTGCTG GTAATGGGACCTAGTGGGAGTGGTAAAACATCACTGTTAAGAGCTTTATCTGGTCTTTGGAATGTTGGAAGAGGAAAAATAACTTTCTATCTTAATGATGGGGATGATCCTCAATTGCCCACGTCTTCAGAACTGCCTGCTGATGAAATAAATACCTCACATGAAAATGCTGGGGAACTTGAAGGGCCAATTAATAGAAACTCTAGAGGCATATTTTTTCTTCCTCAAAGACCATATATGGTTTTGGGAACACTTCGTCAACAATTGCTTTACCCTACATGGGCTGACGATAAAACTCCAATGTCAGATGGTACTAAACCAGTAG agcaggtcattaatctagggtga
- the LOC110659834 gene encoding ABC transporter D family member 2, chloroplastic isoform X6 produces the protein MIVETQAHRLVLLSASTCIYTPSSQSHKSCHVQAGLFTPRFPLPISTGLRTWTYRFKLAVTDSYLSAPPTPPPPDKDDAQRKVPELQTLFRRFWKVAAPYWFSDDKVQARLQLGAVFALTLATTGISVGFNFLGRDFYNALANKDQEQFTKQLLYYLGGFAGGIPFFVLRDYAREILALRWRSWMTKYYMERYLKNQAFYKIQSQSIIDNPDQRIVDDLSSFTGTALSFSLILFNAAVDLISFSNILYGIYPPLFVVLLLYSVGGTAISVYLGRGLVTLNFLQEKKEADFRYGLVRVRENAESIAFYGGEENEMQLLLQRFRSAFENLTQLLISSRNLEFFTNGYRYLIQILPAAVVAPMYFSGKIEFGVINQSVSAFNHILGDFSLIVYQFQSISAFSAVIDRLGEFDDVLDSSSSKQLPELSEEISLSYCNYRSSLILEFNGSIPVDSRQKLLSIENLTLQTPTSKATLIRDLSLVINEKDHLLVMGPSGSGKTSLLRALSGLWNVGRGKITFYLNDGDDPQLPTSSELPADEINTSHENAGELEGPINRNSRGIFFLPQRPYMVLGTLRQQLLYPTWADDKTPMSDGTKPVGTSVPAN, from the exons ATGATAGTTGAAACGCAAGCTCATAGATTGGTGCTTCTCTCTGCCTCTACTTGTATTTACACTCCCAGTTCCCAATCTCATAAAAGCTGTCATGTTCAAGCTGGCCTCTTTACTCCAAGATTTCCATTACCCATTTCTACTGGGCTTCGCACATGGACATATCGCTTCAAATTAGCTGTCACTGACTCTTACCTCTCCGCTCCTCCTACTCCACCACCGCCTGACAAG GATGATGCACAAAGGAAGGTGCCTGAGCTACAAACGCTATTCAGAAGATTTTGGAAAGTGGCTGCTCCGTATTGGTTCTCAGACGACAAGGTCCAAGCCAGATTGCAGTTGGGAGCTGTCTTTGCTCTCACGTTGGCCACCACTGGTATCAGCGTTGGATTCAATTTCCTCGGCCGCGACTTCTATAATGCCCTTGCTa ACAAGGATCAAGAACAGTTCACCAAGCAACTGCTATACTACCTGGGAGGCTTTGCTGGAGGAATTCCG TTCTTTGTGCTAAGAGATTATGCCAGAGAAATCCTTGCTTTGAGATGGAGATCTTGGATGACAAAATATTACATGGAACGCTATCTGAAGAATCAAGCATTTTACAAAATTCAATCCCAATCAATCATTGATAATCCCGATCAGCGAATTGTTGATGACCTAAGTTCCTTCACAGGGACAGCCCTTTCTTTCTCATTGATACTTTTCAATGCTGCTGTAGACTTGATATCATTTAGTAACATCTTGTATGGCATTTATCCCCCATTGTTTGTTGTCCTTCTTCTATATTCTGTGGGTGGAACTGCAATTAGTGTTTATCTTGGAAGG GGATTGGTGACTCTGAATTTCTTGCAAGAGAAAAAAGAAGCAGACTTCCGCTATGGACTTGTACGTGTTCGGGAAAATGCTGAATCAATTGCTTTCTATGGCGGTGAAGAAAATGAAATGCAACTTCTGCTGCAGCGCTTCAGAAGTGCTTTTGAAAATTTAACA CAATTGTTGATATCTTCTAGAAATCTAGAGTTCTTCACCAATGGCTACCGGTACTTAATTCAAATTCTTCCCGCTGCTGTTGTTGCTCCTATGTATTTCTCAGGCAAAATTGAGTTTGGTGTTATTAATCAGTCAGTATCTGCTTTTAACCATATCCTTGGAGATTTTTCTCTCATTGTTTACCAGTTTCAATCCATCAGTGCTTTTTCAGCCGTCATTGATCGATTAG GTGAATTTGATGATGTCTTGGATAGCAGCAGCTCTAAGCAACTGCCTGAGTTATCAGAAGAGATTTCTCTTTCATACTGCAATTATAGAAGTTCACTCATTTTGGAGTTTAATGGGTCTATTCCAGTTGACAGTCGCCAAAAATTGCTTAGTATAGAGAATTTGACTCTACAGACACCAACAAGTAAAGCTACACTGATTAGGGACCTGTCATTGGTCATCAATGAGAAAGATCATTTGCTG GTAATGGGACCTAGTGGGAGTGGTAAAACATCACTGTTAAGAGCTTTATCTGGTCTTTGGAATGTTGGAAGAGGAAAAATAACTTTCTATCTTAATGATGGGGATGATCCTCAATTGCCCACGTCTTCAGAACTGCCTGCTGATGAAATAAATACCTCACATGAAAATGCTGGGGAACTTGAAGGGCCAATTAATAGAAACTCTAGAGGCATATTTTTTCTTCCTCAAAGACCATATATGGTTTTGGGAACACTTCGTCAACAATTGCTTTACCCTACATGGGCTGACGATAAAACTCCAATGTCAGATGGTACTAAACCAGTAG